From Aricia agestis chromosome 11, ilAriAges1.1, whole genome shotgun sequence, a single genomic window includes:
- the LOC121731949 gene encoding uncharacterized protein LOC121731949, giving the protein MNCDQAVLEASLSLLSVESRNLLSSLLNTKKVLTHVGPDGITRQRDWRGLASLANITNELKLSIDTQCKDKVGKVLELWIDMNDGTATVQNLLKHLELIDRFDVQDDLKTLAIEDKLLDDVESDIITVEDKTFGAPQQYHAYVLYAQEDREFFEKLRKNVTDEGFSVCSEDNLLPGYASRYQPLSRLMLLRCRHIILIYSPDFLRTPALKFFMNLAQADGITNRKNLKLIPVMFRECVLPEHLRFYHNLRYTYPEDKAPFNFWKKLNDTLGPVDLNSDQTQITTASSEVISELTNETNGFTPVKQLHPNGINMNTLTLPSIPNESVSLGDLRIDMKPEVTSLSHSSLGGRKKKLKSIKNFFFTPLKPFRRSKAEKQKEIVVDN; this is encoded by the exons ATGAATTGTGATCAAGCAGTATTGGAAGCTTCTCTTTCGCTTCTCTCTGTTGAATCTCGTAATTTACTATCTTCCTTACTGAATACTAAAAAAGTGTTAACGCATGTAGGACCAGATGGGATAACCAGGCAAAG AGATTGGAGAGGGCTAGCATCATTAGCAAATATAACAAATGAACTGAAATTGAGCATCGACACACAATGCAAGGACAAAGTTGGCAAGGTTTTGGAGCTATGGATAGACATGAACGATGGGACAGCCACTGTCCAGAATTTACTCAAACACTTGGAACTTATTGATAGATTTGACGTACAAGATGACCTTAAGACTTTAGCTATTGAAGATAAATTATTAG ATGATGTAGAAAGTGATATCATCACAGTAGAAGATAAAACGTTTGGGGCGCCACAGCAATACCATGCATATGTCCTGTATGCTCAAGAGGACAGAGAATTCTTTGAGAAGTTGCGAAAAAATGTGACAGATGAAGGTTTTAGT GTATGTTCAGAAGACAATCTCCTTCCAGGCTATGCTTCGCGGTACCAGCCATTAAGTCGGCTTATGCTGTTGAGGTGCAGACATATAATACTTATCTATTCTCCAGACTTCTTAAGAACTCCGGCCCTCAAATTCTTTATGAATCTGGCACAGGCTGATGGAATTA CAAATAGGAAAAATCTCAAGTTAATTCCTGTGATGTTCAGAGAATGTGTATTGCCGGAACATTTGAGGTTCTACCATAACCTCCGTTATACATATCCAGAAGATAAGGCGCCTTTTAACTTCTGGAAGAAGCTTAACGATACTTTGGGACCTGTAGATCTTAATTC agACCAAACACAAATTACTACTGCATCTTCAGAAGTGATCTCAGAACTGACAAACGAAACGAATGGGTTCACACCAGTAAAACAATTGCATCCGAACGGAATCAATATGAATACTCTTACACTACCCAGCATTCCCAACGAATCCGTCTCACTCGGTGATCTCCGAATAGACATGAAACCGGAGGTGACATCCCTGAGTCATTCCAGCTTGGGAGGCAGAAAAAAGAAGTtgaaaagtataaaaaactttttctttacgCCGTTAAAACCGTTCAGGAGATCAAAAGCAGAGAAGCAAAAGGAAATTGTTGTTGATAACTGA
- the LOC121731946 gene encoding uncharacterized protein LOC121731946 isoform X4, producing MEVRGKRPFKIWDSSRSVRKGLVVTSFEELIHRGKEKLSVAASEPVRLVLESDGTQVEDGDYWRTLPPNTVLLLLRPGERWYPTGVDVIKAAISAIPKIVCETIHALELHDETPSWKIMDNKGRVTVVLHWDQRPAASPAARSPSRQAKPDRRPSLVIQTSLDRPQPPPPHITVVNHDEPGPSRARLSRAPSSLDHHVHTAECRAAPAPPHTHAPRQPPDECDFHCCALHEEGRRIAVHKNVATSPIQDAQPRASPQGRPKGHVRFLDAESARRGDRDSSESETENTLVEEESGTSNKFLLLIDQLNVEQKRHLTIKDIGIILERLSSKIVDVERLDRETESDDCFNWTIKATIRGEALRELGVIYNGNYYAICEHPGYREENEEAGDEGEEEEEEEDRL from the exons TAGCGGCGAGCGAGCCCGTGCGGCTGGTGCTAGAGAGCGACGGCACACAGGTGGAGGACGGCGACTACTGGCGCACCCTCCCCCCCAACACCGTGCTTTTGCTGCTGCGGCCCGGCGAGAGATGGTACCCCACCGGCGTCGATGTCATCAAGGCCG CGATCTCGGCGATCCCCAAGATAGTGTGCGAGACGATACACGCGCTCGAGCTCCACGATGAGACTCCCTCGTGGAAGATCATGGACAACAAGGGGCGCGTCACCGTGGTGTTGCACTGGGACCAGCGACCCGCCGCATCGCCGGCCGCGCGCTCGCCGTCGCGCCAGGCCAAGCCCGACCGCCGGCCCTCGCTCGTCATTCAGACCTCGCTGGACCGGCCGCAGCCGCCACCGCCGCACATCACCGTCGTCAACCACGACGAGCCCGGCCCGTCGCGCGCGCGCCTCTCCCGCGCGCCCTCCTCGCTAGACCACCACGTGCACACGGCTGagtgccgcgccgcgcccgcgccgccgcacaCGCACGCGCCGCGCCAGCCGCCCGACGAGTGCGATTTCCACTGCTGCGCGCTGCACGAGGAGGGCCGCCGCATCGCCGTGCACAAGAACGTAGCCACCTCGCCCATCCAGGACGCGCAGCCGCGCGCCTCGCCACAGGGCCGCCCCAAGGGTCACGTGCGCTTCCTCGACGCCGAGTCCGCGCGCCGCGGCGACCGCGACTCCTCCGAGAGCGAGACCGAGAACACGCTCGTCGAGGAGGAATCAGGCACCTCCAACAAGTTCCTGCTGCTGATCGACCAGCTCAACGTCGAGCAGAAGCGCCACCTCACCATCAAGGACATCGGCATCATCCTCGAGCGGCTCAGCTCCAAGATCGTCGACGTGGAGCGGCTCGACCGCGAGACCGAGTCCGACGACTGCTTCAACTGGACGATCAAGGCGACGATCCGCGGCGAGGCGCTGCGCGAGCTAGGCGTCATCTACAACGGCAACTACTACGCCATCTGCGAGCACCCTGGCTACCGGGAGGAGAACGAGGAGGCCGGTGATGAGGgcgaggaggaggaggaggaggaggaccGGCTCTGA